Proteins encoded together in one Bacteroides ovatus window:
- a CDS encoding aspartate-semialdehyde dehydrogenase, which translates to MKVAIVGVSGAVGQEFLRVLDERNFPMDELVLFGSKRSAGTTYTFRGKQIEVKLLQHNDDFKGVDIAFTSAGAGTSKEFEKTITKYGAVMIDNSSAFRMDADVPLVVPEVNAEDALERPRGVIANPNCTTIQMVVALKAIEKLSHIKTVHVSTYQAASGAGAAAMDELYEQYRQVLANEPVTVEKFAYQLAFNLIPQIDVFTENGYTKEEMKMYNETRKIMHSDVKVSATCVRVPALRAHSESIWVETERPISVEEAREAFANGEGLVLQDNPAEKEYPMPLFLAGKDPVYVGRIRKDLTNENGLTFWIVGDQIKKGAALNAVQIAEYLIKVKNI; encoded by the coding sequence ATGAAAGTAGCTATTGTTGGCGTAAGCGGAGCCGTAGGACAAGAGTTCCTGCGCGTGCTCGATGAGAGAAACTTCCCGATGGACGAGTTAGTTTTGTTCGGTTCTAAACGTAGTGCCGGAACAACATATACTTTCCGCGGTAAACAGATCGAGGTGAAACTCTTACAACACAACGATGACTTTAAAGGGGTAGACATTGCTTTCACTTCTGCCGGTGCAGGAACATCTAAGGAGTTCGAGAAAACAATTACCAAGTATGGTGCTGTGATGATCGACAACTCCAGCGCTTTCCGTATGGATGCCGATGTGCCTTTGGTGGTGCCTGAAGTAAATGCAGAGGATGCATTGGAACGTCCGCGCGGCGTTATCGCCAACCCTAATTGTACGACTATCCAGATGGTAGTTGCACTGAAAGCCATCGAAAAGCTTTCTCATATAAAAACCGTGCACGTGTCTACCTATCAGGCAGCAAGTGGTGCGGGTGCCGCTGCCATGGACGAATTGTACGAACAATATCGTCAGGTATTGGCAAACGAACCTGTGACTGTAGAGAAGTTTGCCTATCAGTTGGCTTTCAACCTGATTCCGCAGATCGACGTGTTTACAGAAAACGGTTATACGAAAGAAGAGATGAAGATGTATAATGAAACACGCAAGATCATGCATTCTGACGTAAAAGTTAGCGCAACTTGCGTACGTGTTCCTGCATTACGTGCTCACTCTGAAAGTATTTGGGTAGAAACTGAACGTCCGATTTCCGTAGAAGAGGCTCGTGAAGCATTCGCTAACGGTGAAGGTCTGGTTCTGCAGGACAATCCTGCCGAAAAAGAATACCCGATGCCGCTGTTCCTGGCAGGTAAAGATCCGGTATACGTAGGCCGTATCCGCAAAGACCTGACAAACGAAAACGGATTGACTTTCTGGATTGTAGGTGACCAGATCAAGAAAGGCGCTGCACTGAATGCTGTGCAGATTGCCGAATATCTGATTAAAGTAAAAAATATCTAA
- a CDS encoding cation:proton antiporter, which translates to MNLFDLNLTLPISDPTWVFFLVLIIILFAPMILGRLHIPHIIGMILAGVLIGEHGFHVLDRDSSFELFGKVGLYYIMFLAGLEMDMEDFKKNRTKSFVFGWLTFLIPMALGIWSSMSMLGYGFLTAVLLASMYASHTLIAYPIISRYGLSRLRSVNITIGGTAVTVTLALIILAVIGGMFKGTVDGWFWVFLVAKVAFLGFLIVFFFPRIGRWFFRKYDDSVMQFVFVLAMVFLGGGLMEFVGMEGILGAFLAGLVLNRLIPHVSPLMNRLEFVGNALFIPYFLIGVGMIIDVRSLFTGGEALKVAIVMTVVATFSKWLAAWITQKIYRMQSNERSMIFGLSNAQAAATLAAVLIGHEIIMENGERLLNDDVLNGTVVMILFTCVISSLVTERSARRFALDENVQAEEEAKKVNTEQILIPVANPETIEDLINLALVIKDAKQKNALVALNVINDNNSSEKKEQQGKRNLEKAAMIAAAADVPVTMVSRYDLNIASGIIHTIKEYEATDIVIGLHRKANIVDSFFGHLAESLLKGTHREVMIAKFLMPVNTLRRINIAVPPKAEYESGFSKWVEHFCRMGSILGCRVHFFANERTLMRVQQLVKKRHAGTPTEFSILEEWEDLLLLTGQVNYDHLLVVISARRGSISYDPSFERLPAQLGKYFSNNSLIILYPDQFGEPQEIVSFSDPRGHNESQHYEKVGKWFYKWLKKN; encoded by the coding sequence ATGAACCTGTTTGATCTCAATTTAACGCTGCCGATTTCTGATCCGACCTGGGTGTTCTTTTTGGTACTAATTATCATTCTTTTTGCTCCGATGATTTTGGGGCGTCTCCATATACCTCATATTATAGGCATGATTCTGGCGGGTGTGCTGATTGGCGAACACGGTTTTCATGTGCTCGACCGCGACAGTAGTTTTGAACTGTTTGGTAAAGTAGGACTCTATTACATCATGTTCCTTGCCGGTCTTGAGATGGATATGGAGGACTTTAAGAAGAACCGGACGAAAAGTTTCGTGTTCGGCTGGCTCACTTTTCTGATTCCTATGGCGTTGGGAATATGGAGTAGTATGAGTATGCTGGGATATGGTTTTCTCACGGCGGTGCTGTTGGCAAGTATGTATGCTTCCCATACCTTAATTGCTTATCCTATTATTAGCCGTTACGGATTGTCTCGTTTGCGCAGTGTCAATATCACCATTGGTGGTACTGCTGTCACCGTCACCCTTGCTTTGATTATTCTTGCCGTCATAGGAGGCATGTTTAAGGGGACTGTCGATGGCTGGTTCTGGGTATTTCTTGTGGCAAAAGTGGCTTTCCTCGGATTCCTGATTGTATTCTTTTTCCCCCGTATCGGACGCTGGTTCTTCCGGAAGTACGATGACAGCGTGATGCAGTTTGTGTTTGTGCTGGCGATGGTTTTCCTCGGAGGAGGATTGATGGAATTTGTAGGAATGGAAGGAATCTTAGGAGCTTTCCTGGCGGGCTTGGTATTGAATCGCCTGATTCCTCATGTATCTCCTTTGATGAACCGGTTGGAATTTGTGGGAAATGCACTGTTTATTCCCTATTTTCTGATTGGTGTCGGAATGATTATTGATGTAAGAAGCCTGTTTACCGGAGGTGAAGCATTGAAAGTGGCTATTGTGATGACAGTGGTGGCAACCTTTAGTAAATGGCTGGCTGCCTGGATCACACAAAAGATCTATCGGATGCAGTCGAATGAACGGAGCATGATATTCGGTTTAAGTAATGCGCAGGCCGCAGCTACACTGGCAGCAGTGTTGATCGGTCATGAAATCATTATGGAGAATGGAGAACGGTTGCTGAATGATGATGTATTGAACGGTACGGTAGTGATGATACTTTTCACTTGTGTCATCAGTTCTTTGGTAACCGAACGTTCGGCACGTCGTTTTGCTCTGGATGAAAATGTGCAGGCGGAAGAAGAAGCTAAGAAAGTAAATACGGAACAAATCTTGATTCCGGTGGCTAACCCGGAGACGATTGAAGATTTGATTAATCTGGCTTTAGTAATAAAGGATGCTAAGCAGAAAAATGCATTGGTGGCATTGAACGTTATCAATGACAATAATAGTTCGGAGAAGAAAGAGCAGCAGGGTAAACGTAATCTGGAGAAGGCGGCTATGATTGCCGCTGCCGCTGATGTGCCTGTTACGATGGTGAGTCGCTATGACTTGAATATTGCTTCGGGGATTATCCATACAATCAAGGAGTATGAAGCTACGGATATTGTGATCGGTCTGCACCGGAAAGCAAATATTGTCGACTCTTTCTTCGGACATCTGGCCGAAAGTCTGTTGAAAGGTACGCATCGTGAAGTGATGATTGCCAAATTCCTGATGCCTGTTAATACCCTGCGTCGAATCAATATTGCCGTTCCGCCAAAGGCTGAATATGAATCGGGATTCTCTAAATGGGTGGAACACTTCTGCCGTATGGGAAGTATCCTGGGCTGTCGGGTGCATTTTTTTGCCAATGAGCGTACATTGATGCGTGTTCAGCAACTTGTGAAAAAGCGACATGCAGGTACTCCGACGGAATTCTCCATATTGGAGGAGTGGGAGGATCTCTTGCTGTTGACAGGGCAGGTGAATTATGACCATTTATTGGTAGTTATCTCTGCCCGTCGCGGATCTATCTCTTATGATCCCTCTTTTGAACGTCTCCCGGCACAATTAGGAAAATATTTCTCTAATAATAGTTTGATAATCCTGTATCCCGACCAGTTTGGCGAACCGCAGGAAATTGTGTCATTCTCCGATCCTCGTGGACATAATGAGTCTCAACATTATGAGAAGGTCGGCAAATGGTTCTATAAATGGTTAAAGAAAAACTAA